From a single Pelmatolapia mariae isolate MD_Pm_ZW linkage group LG20, Pm_UMD_F_2, whole genome shotgun sequence genomic region:
- the LOC134618370 gene encoding dnaJ homolog subfamily C member 16-like, translating into MAQSKLPLPLAIVVVLHVLLAGLVYAEPEMDPYKILGVTKRASQAEIKKFYKRLAKEWHPDKNKDPGAEDMFIKITKSYEILSNEEKRANYDRYGQMDDTQPYGNAHYGHRHDSFYFDESFFNFPFNSKNHRDFADSKYTLHFNQYVNDVVPDSYKRPYLIKITSDWCFSCIHIEPVWKEVVQEMESLGVGVGVVDVGYERRLANHLGAHRTPSILGVINGKVTFFHYAVAKEHLRQFVEDLLPQRLVERVTDKNDLQFLNSWHELNKPHVLLFDQVPAVPLLYKLAAFAYKDYLQFGYVDQGLSETANLQKQFNINTYAPTMLVFKENIDKPADIIQAKGMKKQIIDEFMTNNKFLLAPRLVNQKLFDELCPVKQFHRRRKYCVLLITGDEEIFSFGNQAFLSFASTNTREVVRFAYVYQRLQQPLCDILTQNKDSVQSQPQVVILERRNAAGKAFFKPVTAWNGSEEDKQCLQEELERLQKDPSILIHDAMLPELNNEFASMFIIRWIYASYDYLSEVIDDILHNNWREMMPLLSLIFSALFILFGTVVIQAFSDSSDDKQTKPKAKDGTKAENGSSGSSSTSSRPPKKNFVEVTELTDITYVSNLVKLRPGHMNIVLVLTDASKNILLSKFAKEVYSFTGSLTLHFSFLNLDKHSEWMNTLLEYTQDAMQIDADDDEGANRKMDYTGYVLALNGHKKYLCLFKPVYTGEDLDSKSSEDEGAASGGRSRSRSRDDHPPRKSNRARSISTLQIHHKLDHLGLWMERLMEGTLPRYYIPAWPGLDKITPNK; encoded by the exons ATCCTGTCCAATGAGGAAAAACGTGCCAATTACGACCGTTACGGGCAGATGGATGATACTCAGCCATATGGCAACGCTCACTATGGCCATCGCCACGATAGCTTTTACTTCGACGAGTCCTTCTTCAACTTTCCCTTTAACAGCAAGAATCACAGAGACTTTGCTGACAGCAAGTACACATTACACTTTAACCAGTACGTTAATGACGTGGTGCCCGACAGCTACAAGAGACCGTACCTAATAAAGATCACCTCTGACTGGTGCTTCAGCTGCATCCATATTGAGCCCGTCTGGAAGGAGGTGGTGCAAGAGATGGAGAGCCTAG GTGTTGGAGTAGGTGTGGTGGATGTAGGCTATGAGAGACGGTTAGCCAATCACCTCGGTGCTCACCGCACTCCATCGATACTCGGAGTCATCAATGGCAAAGTGACATTTTTCCATTATGCTGTTGCGAAGGAGCACCTGAGGCAATTTGTAGAAGATCTGCTTCCTCAGAGACTTGTGGAGCGG GTAACTGACAAGAATGACCTGCAGTTCTTGAACAGCTGGCACGAGCTCAACAAGCCTCACGTGCTTCTGTTCGACCAAGTGCCTGCTGTTCCTCTGCTATATAAA TTGGCAGCTTTTGCTTATAAGGACTACTTGCAGTTTGGCTATGTGGACCAGGGCCTTTCAGAGACTGCTAATCTGCAAAAACAGTTTAATATTAACACTTATGCTCCGACCATGCTCGTCTTCAAAGAGAACATTGACAAGCCGGCTGACATTATACAG GCAAAAGGAATGAAAAAGCAAATTATTGACGAGTTCATGACAAACAACAAGTTTCTCCTCGCACCACGGCTGGTCAATCAGAAGCTCTTTGATGAGCTCTGTCCTGTCAAACAGTTTCATAGACGCAGGAA ATATTGTGTCCTGCTGATCACGGGTGATGAAGAGATCTTTTCCTTTGGGAATCAGGCGTTTCTCTCATTTGCTTCTACCAATACCAGGGAAGTTGTGAGGTTTGCCTATGTCTACCAACGGCTACAGCAACCGCTTTGTGACATCCTCACACAAAACAAGGACAGTGTGCAGTCGCAACCACAG GTGGTTATCCTTGAGCGACGTAATGCTGCAGGAAAAGCATTTTTCAAGCCAGTTACCGCCTGGAACGGCAGTGAGGAAGACAAGCAGTGTCTTCAAGAGGAGCTGGAGCGACTACAGAAGGATCCATCCATTCTCATCCATGACGCCATGCTGCCTGAACTCAACAATGAGTTTGCCTCT ATGTTTATAATCCGATGGATCTATGCATCTTACGATTACCTCTCTGAAGTCATTGATGATATTCTGCATAACAACTG GCGTGAGATGATGCCCCTTCTGTCCCTCATCTTCTCTGCCTTGTTCATCTTGTTTGGGACTGTGGTCATTCAGGCCTTCAG TGACTCGAGTGATGATAAGCAGACAAAACCAAAGGCAAAAGAtggaacaaaagcagaaaatgggTCATCAGGGAGCAGTAGTACATCAAG TCGGCCTCCCAAGAAGAATTTTGTGGAGGTGACTGAGTTGACAGATATCACCTACGTGAGCAACCTGGTGAAGCTGAGGCCAGGACACATGAACATAGTGCTAGTGCTCACTGATGCCTCCAAGAACATCCTCCTTAGCAAGTTTGCCAAGGAGGTCTATTCTTTCACTGG GAGCCTGACACTACATTTCTCCTTCCTGAATCTTGACAAGCACAGCGAGTGGATGAACACACTGCTGGAGTACACCCAAGATGCAATGCAGATTGATGCCGACGACGACGAAGGGGCAAACCGCAAGATGGACTACACCGGCTACGTGCTGGCACTTAACGGTCATAAAAAGTACCTGTGTCTGTTTAAGCCCGTCTACACCGGGGAAGACCTCGACAGCAAGTCGTCCGAGGATGAAGGAGCCGCCTCTGGGGGGAGGTCCAGGTCCAGGTCCCGCGATGACCACCCACCACGTAAATCCAACCGAGCTCGCAGCATATCCACCCTGCAGATCCACCACAAACTGGACCACCTGGGGTTGTGGATGGAAAGGCTGATGGAAGGCACTTTGCCTCGTTACTACATCCCAGCCTGGCCAGGACTTGACAAAATCACCCCCAATAAATAG